In Crinalium epipsammum PCC 9333, the following are encoded in one genomic region:
- a CDS encoding M56 family metallopeptidase yields the protein MHLSIILIAVGLAMLYRVYWFRSHKTWLKRWQQTLIAFVFPPLLIIVTSLTVLCMGHHGTMLWRPVGWIGCHIALLFLVFAGITICYLFWQGWISLQKVRTYPLTTIAGKSGRVINTPELFAAQVGFWQPELVVSQGLLQSLDAEQIEAVFSHEQAHYYYRDTFWFFWLGCIRQFTFWLPKTNILWQELLLLRELRADRWAAKQVDALILAESLLLVVRSPLINTHYAGFNDTTVQTRLEERIEALLSPDLSDEAPSWLWAWLLLSLLPILTIPFHI from the coding sequence ATGCACCTCAGCATAATTTTGATAGCAGTTGGTTTAGCTATGCTCTATAGAGTTTATTGGTTTAGATCTCATAAAACTTGGCTAAAGCGTTGGCAACAAACATTAATAGCATTTGTCTTCCCGCCACTGTTAATTATCGTCACGAGTCTGACTGTTTTATGTATGGGGCATCATGGCACAATGTTATGGCGACCTGTTGGTTGGATTGGCTGCCATATTGCTCTGTTATTTTTGGTATTTGCAGGAATAACCATCTGTTATTTATTTTGGCAGGGATGGATCTCGTTACAAAAAGTTCGCACTTATCCTCTCACTACCATTGCAGGTAAATCTGGACGGGTTATAAACACACCAGAATTGTTTGCGGCTCAAGTTGGCTTTTGGCAACCTGAATTAGTAGTTAGTCAGGGATTACTACAATCCCTTGATGCAGAACAGATTGAGGCAGTTTTTAGCCACGAACAAGCACATTATTACTATCGTGATACCTTTTGGTTCTTTTGGTTGGGATGTATTCGTCAATTTACATTTTGGCTGCCTAAAACCAATATTCTTTGGCAGGAATTATTGTTACTGCGCGAACTGCGGGCAGATCGCTGGGCTGCAAAACAAGTTGATGCTTTAATATTGGCAGAATCTTTGCTATTGGTTGTGCGATCGCCTTTAATCAACACACATTATGCTGGATTCAATGATACAACTGTCCAAACCCGCTTAGAAGAACGTATTGAAGCTTTGTTATCACCAGATTTGAGCGACGAAGCACCATCATGGTTATGGGCTTGGCTGCTGCTGTCTCTCCTGCCCATTTTGACAATACCATTTCATATTTGA